The following are encoded together in the Lathyrus oleraceus cultivar Zhongwan6 chromosome 3, CAAS_Psat_ZW6_1.0, whole genome shotgun sequence genome:
- the LOC127127280 gene encoding alpha-galactosidase 1 — MGIKIEMMVVLVTLLLICVTCSSLANNKNNEEEHLLRRNLLANGLARTPPMGWNSWNHFACQIDEKMIRETADALISTGLSKLGYTYVNIDDCWAELNRDDKGNLVAKNSTFPSGIKALADYVHSKGLKLGIYSDAGYFTCSKQMPGSLGHEFQDAKTFASWGIDYLKYDNCFNGGSKPTKRYPVMTRALVKAGRPIFFSLCEWGDLHPALWGAKVGNSWRTTGDISDTWESMISKADTNEVYAELARPGGWNDPDMLEVGNGGMTKNEYIVHFSLWAISKAPLLLGCDVRNVSKDTMEIISNKEVIAVNQDSLGVQAKKVRMEGDLEIWAGPLSGYRVAVVLLNKGAQRMAMTANWDDIGIPPKSVVEARDLWEHKTLEKHFVDKLSVTVESHACKMYVLKPVA, encoded by the exons ATGGGGATAAAGATTGAGATGATGGTGGTTTTGGTGACCCTTTTGCTTATCTGTGTCACTTGTTCATCATTAGCTAACAACAAGAACAATGAGGAGGAGCATCTTCTTAGAAGAAACCTTCTTGCTAATGGTCTTGCTAGAACTCCTCCTATGGG GTGGAACAGTTGGAATCACTTCGCCTGTCAGATTGATGAAAAAATGATCAGAGAAACTG CTGATGCCcttatttctactggtctatcTAAGCTTGGATACACCTATGTCAACATAG ATGATTGTTGGGCTGAACTTAATCGCGATGATAAG GGTAATCTGGTGGCTAAGAACTCAACATTTCCTTCTGGTATTAAAGCGCTTGCAGATTATGTTCACAGCAAGGGTCTTAAGCTTGGAATTTATTCAGATGCAGG GTATTTTACCTGTAGCAAACAAATGCCTGGTTCACTAGGTCATGAGTTCCAAGATGCCAAAACTTTTGCATCATGG GGCATTGATTATTTGAAGTATGATAACTGTTTCAATGGTGGATCAAAGCCCACCAAGAG GTATCCTGTTATGACGCGGGCTTTAGTGAAGGCAGGTCGTCCGATCTTCTTTTCGCTATGTGAATG GGGAGATTTGCACCCAGCTTTATGGGGTGCTAAAGTCGGAAATAGTTGGAGAACTACCGGTGACATAAGTGATACATGGGAAAG TATGATTTCAAAGGCGGACACGAATGAAGTTTATGCCGAGCTAGCACGGCCTGGTGGCTGGAATG ATCCTGATATGCTCGAGGTTGGAAACGGAGGGATGACGAAAAACGAATACATTGTTCACTTCAGTTTATGGGCCATTTCAAAG GCTCCACTTCTTCTAGGGTGTGATGTAAGAAATGTTAGTAAAGATACCATGGAAATAATCTCTAATAAAGAAGTTATTGCAGTTAACCAAG ATTCGCTTGGTGTACAAGCTAAAAAGGTTAGGATGGAAGGTGATCTCGAG ATATGGGCAGGTCCTCTTTCAGGATACAGGGTAGCCGTCGTGTTGCTTAATAAAGGTGCGCAGCGAATGGCTATGACAGCGAATTGGGATGACATTGGCATACCGCCGAAAAGTGTTGTTGAAGCCAGAGATCTTTGGGAG CACAAGACATTGGAGAAACATTTTGTGGATAAGTTGAGTGTAACAGTAGAATCACATGCCTGTAAAATGTATGTGCTGAAACCAGTAGCATGA